In one window of Brassica rapa cultivar Chiifu-401-42 chromosome A07, CAAS_Brap_v3.01, whole genome shotgun sequence DNA:
- the LOC103829608 gene encoding UPF0261 protein y4oU isoform X2, translating to MPGGTFRVFCVGTADTKLDELRFLAGSVRSNIGAFSNSNSSPKVEVVIVDVSASPDHKEVENVPDFAFVKRDQLLSSAKLPDDRGKAVAIMSQCLESFLKLAVEDNSLAGAIGLGGSGGTSLISSAFRSLPIGVPKAIVSTVASGQTEPYVGTSDLVLIPSVVDVCGLNSVSKVVFSNAAASFAGMVLGRLTISPASDDNKGKCTVGITMFGVTTPCVNAVQRILTRQGYETLVFHATGVGGRAMESLVEQGFIQGVIDVTTTEVADHVVGGVMACDSSRFDVIIEKGIPLVLSVGALDMVNFGGKDTIPSHFQTRKIHVHNEQVSLIRTTVEENKKFARFIADKLNKSKSKVRVCLPEKGVSALDAPGMPFWDPEASGTLVNELQSLIHANEDRQVNKYPYHINDPEFAEALVASFLDICPTTFAPRSEGCSETASTREPDVPKPERIPYSPKSFPNAKPETLERTQSILGRLRDQIKKGVAIIGGGAGTGISAKFEEAGGIDLIVIYNSGRFRMAGRGSLAGLLPFADANAVVLEMANEVLPVVKAVPVLAGVCATDPFRRMDYFLKQLESIGFVGVQNFPTVGLFDGNFRQNLEETGMGYGLEVEMIAEAHRMGLLTTPYAFNPKEGEEMAKAGADIIVAHMGLTTSGNIGAKTAVSMEESVVRVQAIADAARRFNPDIIVLCHGGPISGPEEAEYVLKRTKGCVHGFYGASSMERLPVEQAITSTVQKYKSIAMK from the exons ATGCCAGGCGGAACATTCCGAGTCTTCTGTGTCGGAACAGCCGACACGAAGCTCGATGAGCTACGGTTCCTTGCCGGATCAGTTCGATCAAACATCGGGGCCTTCTCCAACAGCAACTCATCTCCCAAG GTTGAGGTTGTGATTGTGGACGTTTCGGCCAGTCCTGATCATAAGGAAGTGGAGAATGTCCCCGACTTTGCATTCGTTAAAAGAGATCAACTTCTATCATCAGCCAAACTTCCAGACGATAGAGGCAAGGCCGTTGCTATAATGAGCCAATGCCTTGAGAGTTTTCTTAAGCTAGCCGTTGAGGATAACTCTCTCGCTGGGGCTATTGGCCTCGGCGGGAGCGGAGGAACGTCTCTCATCTCCTCCGCTTTCAGGTCTCTCCCCATCGGCGTACCAAAGGCCATTGTCTCCACAGTGGCCAGCGGTCAAACCGAGCCTTACGTTGGGACCTCTGATCTGGTTTTGATCCCTTCCGTGGTCGATGTCTGCGGTCTCAACAGCGTTAGCAAAGTTGTTTTTTCAAATGCCGCCGCTTCTTTCGCCGGTATGGTTCTCGGGAGGCTTACAATCTCCCCCGCTAGCGACGACAACAAGGGAAAATGTACTGTGGGGATCACTATGTTCGGGGTGACGACTCCCTGCGTCAACGCTGTTCAGCGAATATTAACAAGGCAAGGTTACGAGACGCTCGTGTTTCACGCCACGGGTGTAGGTGGCAGAGCGATGGAGTCTTTGGTTGAGCAAGGGTTTATTCAGGGAGTGATAGATGTTACAACAACCGAGGTTGCGGACCATGTGGTCGGAGGAGTGATGGCGTGCGATAGTTCCCGTTTCGATGTTATCATAGAGAAAGGAATACCGTTGGTGTTAAGTGTAGGGGCCTTAGACATGGTCAACTTTGGTGGCAAAGATACTATACCTTCTCATTTCCAAACAAGAAAGATTCATGTTCACAATGAACAG GTTTCTCTTATAAGAACAACAGTAGAAGAGAACAAAAAGTTTGCAAGGTTTATCGCAGATAAACTgaataaatcaaaatcaaaagtgAGGGTTTGCCTTCCGGAGAAAGGCGTCTCAGCACTGGATGCTCCAGGGATGCCTTTCTGGGATCCAGAAGCCAGTGGCACTCTCGTAAATGAACTGCAAAGTCTTATTCATGCAAATGAAGACAGACAG GTCAATAAATATCCATACCACATCAATGACCCTGAGTTTGCAGAGGCATTGGTTGCTTCATTTCTCGATATCTGTCCTACAACCTTCGCACCCCGCTCTGAGGGATGCTCTGAAACGGCTTCAACTAGAGAGCCTGATGTGCCTAAGCCTGAAAGGATTCCATACAGTCCTAAAAGTTTCCCCAATGCAAAACCAG AAACACTAGAACGAACTCAGAGCATtttgggaaggctgagagatcAAATAAAGAAGGGAGTAGCAATAATAGGGGGAGGAGCTGGGACGGGAATATCTGCAAAGTTTGAGGAAGCTGGTGGGATTGATCTGATAGTGATATACAACTCTGGACGTTTCCGGATGGCTGGAAGAGGATCTTTAGCTGGCTTACTTCCATTCGCTGATGCCAATGCTGTCGTCCTCGAAATGGCTAATGAAGTTTTGCCT GTAGTGAAGGCTGTGCCTGTTCTTGCTGGGGTATGCGCTACTGATCCATTTCGACGTATGGACTATTTTCTGAAGCAGTTGGAGTCCATTGGCTTCGTTGGGGTCCAGAACTTTCCAACCGTCGGTCTATTTGACGGTAATTTTAGACAAAATCTTGAGGAGACCGGAATGGGATATGG GCTGGAAGTTGAGATGATCGCAGAGGCGCATAGAATGGGGCTGTTGACGACTCCATATGCTTTCAACCcaaaagaaggagaagagatggcGAAAGCAGGAGCTGATATAATAGTAGCACACATGGGTCTCACTACATCTGGGAATATCGGGGCGAAGACCGCAGTGTCGATGGAAGAAAGCGTGGTTCGTGTACAAGCTATTGCAGATGCTGCTCGTAGATTCAACCCGGACATCATAGTGCTCTGCCACGGAG GTCCGATATCGGGACCAGAGGAGGCGGAGTATGTGTTGAAGAGAACAAAAGGTTGTGTTCATGGATTCTATGGAGCGTCAAGCATGGAAAGGCTACCTGTAGAGCAAGCTATAACAAGCACTGTCCAAAAGTACAAGTCCATAGCGATGAAGTGA
- the LOC103829609 gene encoding LOW QUALITY PROTEIN: zinc finger CCCH domain-containing protein 68 (The sequence of the model RefSeq protein was modified relative to this genomic sequence to represent the inferred CDS: inserted 3 bases in 2 codons), protein MGSNVKKARVSWPSDSMLCQVKMFKTEDYPAKVGAQTCRKSKASKDPHHGTVYSTSTRPPNITLITWKLPPKFILNEHLLVASGEESTETGSENLRIAKVLEAFYPHRSLIHSRPFISPTAVQVDDTNTPTIRVTPIEDDEDQPALQSSIAPPSVFGLGPDLSLTALSALLNTKEQGSLVDAGLLVKVLTDPTIINNXLNAAAKPLETGNNNNTTKPPPQHVTTSSANSPPGNGVTPVLAAAQSIVSHVPTQPNTYPLSCALKPLPRVEKSLEQXSVVVSEPQCQSGTWNMMSRVEESVGTGTDAQSAYPMNITRDDYFKNLIREHGGVVAPATNNYKSRVNNNNNNDKKKALVVKVKSPKACMFFGRGRGCKLGESCLYLHDPSKRLSTYDVAAAAAPRAKRLKFRT, encoded by the exons ATGGGTAGTAATGTGAAGAAAGCAAGGGTCTCATGGCCATCAGATAGTATGCTTTGTCAG GTGAAGATGTTTAAAACAGAAGATTATCCGGCTAAAGTTGGAGCACAAACATGTCGCAAATCAAAGGCCTCAAAGGATCCCCACCATGGAACTGTGTATTCAACGTCAACGAGGCCTCCTAACATTACCCTCATTACATGGAAACTCCCACCAAAA TTTATTCTCAATGAGCATTTGCTTGTTGCAAGTGGTGAAGAGAGCACAGAAACGGGTTCTGAAAATTTGAGGATTGCAAAAGTCTTGGAAGCTTTCTATCCACACCGCTCTCTCATCCATTCCCG TCCTTTCATCTCACCGACGGCTGTACAAGTTGATGACACCAATACTCCTACCATCCGTGTCACTCCCATTGAGGACGACGAAGACCAACCTGCTCTTCAATCCTCCATCGCTCCCCCATCTGTTTTTGGGCTTGGACCTGACTTGAGCCTAACTGCTCTGTCTGCCTTGTTGAATACCAAGGAACAGGGGAGTCTGGTCGATGCTGGTTTACTTGTCAAGGTCCTCACTGACCCCACTATCATCAACAA CTTGAATGCTGCTGCTAAACCACTTGAAACTGGGAATAACAACAACACCACCAAACCACCTCCTCAACATGTCACTACTTCCTCAGCCAACTCACCTCCTGGAAACGGTGTCACCCCTGTTTTGGCGGCTGCCCAGTCCATTGTTTCTCATGTACCTACTCAGCCGAACACTTATCCACTGTCTTGTGCGCTCAAGCCATTGCCAAGAGTTGAAAAATCCTTGGAAC GCTCAGTTGTAGTCTCAGAACCCCAATGTCAATCCGGAACTTGGAATATGATGAGTAGGGTCGAGGAATCAGTAGGAACTGGAACAGATGCTCAAAGTGCTTACCCCATGAACATAACACGTGATGACTATTTCAAAAACCTTATCAGGGAACACGGGGGTGTTGTTGCTCCGGCGACTAACAATTACAAAAGCCgagttaataataataataacaatgaCAAGAAGAAAGCACTAGTAGTAAAGGTAAAGTCTCCGAAAGCATGCATGTTTTTCGGAAGAGGCAGAGGGTGTAAGCTTGGGGAGAGTTGCTTATACCTTCACGACCCCTCCAAAAGGTTGTCGACTTATGATGTAGCTGCAGCTGCTGCTCCCAGAGCTAAGAGACTCAAGTTCAGAACATGA
- the LOC103829608 gene encoding UPF0261 protein y4oU isoform X1, translating to MPGGTFRVFCVGTADTKLDELRFLAGSVRSNIGAFSNSNSSPKFDQVEVVIVDVSASPDHKEVENVPDFAFVKRDQLLSSAKLPDDRGKAVAIMSQCLESFLKLAVEDNSLAGAIGLGGSGGTSLISSAFRSLPIGVPKAIVSTVASGQTEPYVGTSDLVLIPSVVDVCGLNSVSKVVFSNAAASFAGMVLGRLTISPASDDNKGKCTVGITMFGVTTPCVNAVQRILTRQGYETLVFHATGVGGRAMESLVEQGFIQGVIDVTTTEVADHVVGGVMACDSSRFDVIIEKGIPLVLSVGALDMVNFGGKDTIPSHFQTRKIHVHNEQVSLIRTTVEENKKFARFIADKLNKSKSKVRVCLPEKGVSALDAPGMPFWDPEASGTLVNELQSLIHANEDRQVNKYPYHINDPEFAEALVASFLDICPTTFAPRSEGCSETASTREPDVPKPERIPYSPKSFPNAKPETLERTQSILGRLRDQIKKGVAIIGGGAGTGISAKFEEAGGIDLIVIYNSGRFRMAGRGSLAGLLPFADANAVVLEMANEVLPVVKAVPVLAGVCATDPFRRMDYFLKQLESIGFVGVQNFPTVGLFDGNFRQNLEETGMGYGLEVEMIAEAHRMGLLTTPYAFNPKEGEEMAKAGADIIVAHMGLTTSGNIGAKTAVSMEESVVRVQAIADAARRFNPDIIVLCHGGPISGPEEAEYVLKRTKGCVHGFYGASSMERLPVEQAITSTVQKYKSIAMK from the exons ATGCCAGGCGGAACATTCCGAGTCTTCTGTGTCGGAACAGCCGACACGAAGCTCGATGAGCTACGGTTCCTTGCCGGATCAGTTCGATCAAACATCGGGGCCTTCTCCAACAGCAACTCATCTCCCAAG TTCGATCAGGTTGAGGTTGTGATTGTGGACGTTTCGGCCAGTCCTGATCATAAGGAAGTGGAGAATGTCCCCGACTTTGCATTCGTTAAAAGAGATCAACTTCTATCATCAGCCAAACTTCCAGACGATAGAGGCAAGGCCGTTGCTATAATGAGCCAATGCCTTGAGAGTTTTCTTAAGCTAGCCGTTGAGGATAACTCTCTCGCTGGGGCTATTGGCCTCGGCGGGAGCGGAGGAACGTCTCTCATCTCCTCCGCTTTCAGGTCTCTCCCCATCGGCGTACCAAAGGCCATTGTCTCCACAGTGGCCAGCGGTCAAACCGAGCCTTACGTTGGGACCTCTGATCTGGTTTTGATCCCTTCCGTGGTCGATGTCTGCGGTCTCAACAGCGTTAGCAAAGTTGTTTTTTCAAATGCCGCCGCTTCTTTCGCCGGTATGGTTCTCGGGAGGCTTACAATCTCCCCCGCTAGCGACGACAACAAGGGAAAATGTACTGTGGGGATCACTATGTTCGGGGTGACGACTCCCTGCGTCAACGCTGTTCAGCGAATATTAACAAGGCAAGGTTACGAGACGCTCGTGTTTCACGCCACGGGTGTAGGTGGCAGAGCGATGGAGTCTTTGGTTGAGCAAGGGTTTATTCAGGGAGTGATAGATGTTACAACAACCGAGGTTGCGGACCATGTGGTCGGAGGAGTGATGGCGTGCGATAGTTCCCGTTTCGATGTTATCATAGAGAAAGGAATACCGTTGGTGTTAAGTGTAGGGGCCTTAGACATGGTCAACTTTGGTGGCAAAGATACTATACCTTCTCATTTCCAAACAAGAAAGATTCATGTTCACAATGAACAG GTTTCTCTTATAAGAACAACAGTAGAAGAGAACAAAAAGTTTGCAAGGTTTATCGCAGATAAACTgaataaatcaaaatcaaaagtgAGGGTTTGCCTTCCGGAGAAAGGCGTCTCAGCACTGGATGCTCCAGGGATGCCTTTCTGGGATCCAGAAGCCAGTGGCACTCTCGTAAATGAACTGCAAAGTCTTATTCATGCAAATGAAGACAGACAG GTCAATAAATATCCATACCACATCAATGACCCTGAGTTTGCAGAGGCATTGGTTGCTTCATTTCTCGATATCTGTCCTACAACCTTCGCACCCCGCTCTGAGGGATGCTCTGAAACGGCTTCAACTAGAGAGCCTGATGTGCCTAAGCCTGAAAGGATTCCATACAGTCCTAAAAGTTTCCCCAATGCAAAACCAG AAACACTAGAACGAACTCAGAGCATtttgggaaggctgagagatcAAATAAAGAAGGGAGTAGCAATAATAGGGGGAGGAGCTGGGACGGGAATATCTGCAAAGTTTGAGGAAGCTGGTGGGATTGATCTGATAGTGATATACAACTCTGGACGTTTCCGGATGGCTGGAAGAGGATCTTTAGCTGGCTTACTTCCATTCGCTGATGCCAATGCTGTCGTCCTCGAAATGGCTAATGAAGTTTTGCCT GTAGTGAAGGCTGTGCCTGTTCTTGCTGGGGTATGCGCTACTGATCCATTTCGACGTATGGACTATTTTCTGAAGCAGTTGGAGTCCATTGGCTTCGTTGGGGTCCAGAACTTTCCAACCGTCGGTCTATTTGACGGTAATTTTAGACAAAATCTTGAGGAGACCGGAATGGGATATGG GCTGGAAGTTGAGATGATCGCAGAGGCGCATAGAATGGGGCTGTTGACGACTCCATATGCTTTCAACCcaaaagaaggagaagagatggcGAAAGCAGGAGCTGATATAATAGTAGCACACATGGGTCTCACTACATCTGGGAATATCGGGGCGAAGACCGCAGTGTCGATGGAAGAAAGCGTGGTTCGTGTACAAGCTATTGCAGATGCTGCTCGTAGATTCAACCCGGACATCATAGTGCTCTGCCACGGAG GTCCGATATCGGGACCAGAGGAGGCGGAGTATGTGTTGAAGAGAACAAAAGGTTGTGTTCATGGATTCTATGGAGCGTCAAGCATGGAAAGGCTACCTGTAGAGCAAGCTATAACAAGCACTGTCCAAAAGTACAAGTCCATAGCGATGAAGTGA
- the LOC103829607 gene encoding uncharacterized protein LOC103829607, protein MREICGERRTLHFSPSKESLSFLTHYSNQIILSLRKKMDPLDFDSVKAEKAKALRRYNSFHRVGRFFRAAEVCVAILFLFWTFSRLPFAVQISREFLRRIAGVVSTPLFVFLLGNCIVVLLLTKSSQEDNDRGSSALNADTDIYEALVRSVENQYKEADELEEKIVYDDKEVIVIDLMSSDIPREENNKLKVYGRSKSDIKQTSADDDDHMVVIPKPSSLQRSETEKCMRIGHNNNKNDKNSYAEDNLATKSFRKRSKLSLPNS, encoded by the coding sequence ATGAGAGAGATATGTGGGGAGAGGCGCACGCTCCACTTTTCTCCATCTAAAGAGTCACTCTCTTTTCTTACACACTACTCTAATCAAATCATCCTTTCTCTCAGAAAAAAAATGGACCCACTCGATTTCGACAGCGTGAAAGCAGAGAAAGCCAAGGCGTTGCGGCGTTACAACAGTTTCCACAGAGTCGGCCGTTTCTTCCGCGCTGCTGAGGTTTGCGTAGCCATCCTCTTCCTCTTTTGGACGTTTTCCCGCCTTCCTTTCGCCGTCCAAATCTCCCGAGAGTTTCTCCGCCGTATCGCCGGCGTTGTATCCACTCCTCTCTTCGTCTTCCTCCTCGGGAACTGCATCGTCGTCCTTCTCCTCACCAAATCATCTCAAGAGGATAACGACAGAGGTTCTTCTGCCCTAAACGCAGACACAGATATATACGAGGCGTTGGTCAGATCTGTTGAGAATCAATACAAAGAAGCAGATGAGTTGGAAGAGAAGATCGTTTACGATGACAAAGAGGTGATCGTCATTGATTTGATGAGTTCAGATATTCCTCGTGAAGAAAACAATAAGCTCAAGGTGTATGGAAGAAGCAAATCCGACATAAAGCAGACTAGtgcagatgatgatgatcataTGGTGGTGATCCCTAAACCTTCTTCTCTCCAGAGATCGGAGACTGAAAAGTGCATGAGAATCggccataataataataagaatgaTAAGAATAGTTATGCAGAGGATAACCTAGCAACGAAGAGTTTCAGAAAACGATCGAAGCTTTCATTGCCAAACAGCTGA
- the LOC103829888 gene encoding LOW QUALITY PROTEIN: salicylate/benzoate carboxyl methyltransferase (The sequence of the model RefSeq protein was modified relative to this genomic sequence to represent the inferred CDS: deleted 3 bases in 3 codons; substituted 1 base at 1 genomic stop codon) — MAGGFYSSVIGFCLFPRNSLHFYVHSSYSLHWLSKVPQGLEKNTSSVYITTSSLPSAYEAYLNQFQRDFGTFLRMRSEEMVCNGRMVLTFIGRNTLDDPLYRDCCHFWTLLSESMRDLVFEDIVSASKVESFNMPFYDLSKEEVNEVIQNEGSFEINDLEIHGFDLGQSSSNHEECKAGEKEAKCIRAVSESMLAAHFGDDIIDALFNKYAYHASXLAGCTSKTTVTLVVSLIRK; from the exons ATGGCGGGAGGTTTCTATAGCTCCGTTATCGGCTT CTGCTTGTTTCCCCGCAATAGTCTCCATTTT TACGTACATTCATCTTACAGTCTTCATTGGCTCTCTAAG GTTCCCCAAGGACTTGAGAAGAATACCTCGAGTGTGTACATAACAACTTCAAGCCTTCCTAGTGCATACGAGGCTTACTTGAATCAATTTCAAAGAGACTTTGGAACATTTCTAAGAATGCGTTCTGAAGAGATGGTTTGT AATGGACGCATGGTTCTCACTTTCATTGGTAGAAACACTCTTGATGATCCACTCTATAGAGATTGTTGTCACTTTTGGACACTGCTATCTGAATCTATGCGCGACCTAGTCTTTGAg gatatTGTGAGTGCATCAAAGGTTGAGTCATTCAACATGCCGTTTTATGATCTAAGCAAAGAAGAAGTGAATGAGGTGATTCAAAACGAAGGCTCCTTTGAGATCAATGACTTGGAAATTCATGGATTTGATCTCGGCCAGAGTAGTAGTAACCACGAGGAATGTAAAGCAGGGGAAAAGGAAGCCAAATGTATCAGAGCGGTGAGTGAATCGATGCTTGCAGCGCACTTCGGGGATGATATTATTGACGCATTGTTTAACAAG TATGCATACCATGCGTCCTAACTTGCTGGCTGCACTAGCAAAACGACAGTTACTCTTGTCGTTTCCTtgattagaaaataa